In a single window of the Necator americanus strain Aroian chromosome X, whole genome shotgun sequence genome:
- a CDS encoding hypothetical protein (NECATOR_CHRX.G26430.T4), which produces MGGRGAGGSGIVSHLGYAVTPTLAPAVASMPIAGRRGSSLRQSDKNTPDRPPLDSSKQESLDDRASSKLTLDDELFDILYAFGESDAFLGKADHRDDADEDGKPLTRQALLERIRQKKEVIGKLRCQPWSMTRKKRTLKLAQKYLEQHESRVSRTHLYMEELRKRMRLLKRSFSNIKTYLIPWEGKIKRIESHFGSVVSSYFTFLRWIVFVNVIITLIILALVVLPEALADAAADESRRNRTESRKEIPSNERIHADEIAVVWHYDGYLRYSPLFYGYYSDDEFLWQKYPLPLAYFLVTIFIFAYSFFAILRKMAANARMSKLSGSKAEQYIFNWRVFTGWDYTIGNQDTASNTVMAIVIKLRESIADCRVSIGSKFRCLQFTLRVIANLVICGMLAFSIYCISFAVQKSQTAVEQEGNLFTKNQVPSVVATITHVFPMIFDLIGRLENYHPRTALRAHLTRVLVLYVLNYLTLIVALFDKMDAIRRKEPVDTLMYRKKRQLGGRNPNLPRPPPYASRTFENRTDLLRFIAKSTQRFGQTRTTREVLTTPFTVAPQFGPVNVNNPNAILRNGTLRKIFEAKRIGPDPLPIYTPPPRTHPPYEPGNVKESFGGPDFSTTSSPRTYTRTTKQPIRITKPATTKKVTVANTVSGKTETTKATSSSNAAPNDNLSDSEDPARNFLQANETMRLPAAAERRSSADEVYNTDICWETIIGQEIVKLVTMDLIVTIVSILVIDFLRGLWINVDSLFLSFTMSPFQPEYGEFKVAENVLHIINNQGMIWLGLFFAPLLPALNNIKLVVIMYIRGWAVMTCNVPAREIFRASRSSNFYLLILLLWLLLCTLPVGFVIASTKPSRKCGPFAQHDHFYTVITNEIEKRVDPFLLGYIRHVASPGVVIPILLFLMLIIYFLVSLVRGLREANTDLQQQLIHERTEEKKKIFELAGGKKKIDPDRDRDHKKAMQYLPLIEQQRREPWRAYIEPSEEPLRADDSSESEEEDQDEAPSPTYPHRLTAPVPSSTSETVAAMHFHPSLDSLDEREEAEEEASQTMENPQRIVHSVSQQFSVNAQTESPTESFEVQSNVIDIATPEEVRLITSQRLRNSQEMRAEVHRLPTTRESEEEPSAMKQSTESSEQCMKTNGNGNKFAVEGSHSTFQPWPSIDEVRARREQLLKKTPLPFYKTSINEYPTSPQLYQPGPSTKPVDNIQKPSVPVHRKYEQEVSSTVSSTDDERRSASPSRRFRISVSPSRRIDTDNVGSGKARRFTIKQESAAPSMTSIRRVTPSDDGQSTNGKAPCVKFGDDDSPRVLEG; this is translated from the exons cgAAAGCGATGCGTTTCTGGGAAAAGCGGACCATCGTGATGACGCTGACGAGGACGGGAAACCGTTAACTAGGCAG GCCCTTCTTGAGCGAATCcgacaaaagaaagaagttataGGGAAATTAAGATGTCAGCCATGGAGTATGACAAGGAAAAAGCGAACGCTCAa ACTTGCTCAGAAATACTTGGAACAGCACGAATCGCGTGTGTCCCGGACTCATCTCTACATGGAAGAATTACGGAAACGAATGCGATTATTGAAAAGAAGTTTCTCCAACATCAAGACCTATCTGATTCCATGGGAAGGGAAGATCAAACGTATAGAAA GTCATTTTGGATCAGTGGTCTCCTCGTACTTCACATTTCTTCGATGGATTGTCTTTGTGAACGTGATTATTACATTGATAATTCTCGCACTAGTTGTGCTTCCTGAG GCGTTGGCCGACGCTGCCGCTGACGAGTCTCGGCGGAACAGAACCGAATCGCGCAAGGAAATCCCCTCGAATGAACGGATACACGCGGATGAGATCGCTGTGGTTTGGCACTACGAT GGTTATCTTCGATACTCACCGCTCTTCTACGGATACTACTCCGATGATGAATTTTTATGGCAGAAATATCCGTTACCATTAGCCTATTTTCTGGTcacaattttcatctttgcttacagtttttttgctattcttaGAAA aatGGCTGCCAATGCTCGAATGTCAAAGTTATCCGGGAGTAAAGCTGAACAGTATATATTCAACTGGCGAGTATTCACCGGCTGGGATTACACGATCGGTAATCAGGATACGGCTAGCAACACTGTGATGGCCATAGTCATCAAGTTGAGG GAGTCAATTGCTGATTGTCGTGTCTCGATCGGGTCGAAATTTCGTTGCCTACAATTTACATTACGAGTAATCGCAAATCTTGTCATCTGTGGAATGTTAGCTTTCTCCATTTACTGTATTTCGTTTGCTGTGCAAAAATCACAAACAGCTGTCGAACAGGAGGGGAATCTTTTCACGAAAAATCAG GTTCCTTCCGTCGTCGCCACAATCACTCACGTCTTTCCTATGATTTTTGATCTAATTGGTCGTCTAGAAAATTATCATCCACGAACCGCTTTGCGGGCACATCTCACTAG GGTTCTTGTGTTATATGTGTTGAACTATTTGACGTTGATAGTTGCTTTATTTGATAAAATGGATGCGATTAGGAGAAAGGAACCAGTGGATACGTTGATGTATCGAAAAAAACGACAGCTAGGAGGCAGAAATCCG AACCTTCCACGTCCTCCACCATACGCAAGCCGAACGTTTGAAAATCGAACAGATCTATTACGTTTCATTGCAAAAAGTACTCAACGATTTGGACAAACTCGTACCACGAGGGAGGTGTTGACAACACCGTTTACC GTTGCTCCACAATTTGGACCAGTTAATGTAAATAATCCGAACGCTATCCTACGGAATGGAACTTTGAGGAAAATCTTCGAAGCGAAGCGTATCGGGCCTGATCCACTGCCCATCTATACTCCACCTCCTCGGACACATCCACCATATGAACCAGGAAACGTGAAAGAG AGCTTCGGTGGTCCAGACTTCTCAACGACCTCCTCCCCACGTACTTACACCAGAACAACAAAGCAACCGATACGAATTACTAAGCCGgcgacaacaaaaaaagtaactgTTGCAAACACAGTTAGCGGAAAAACAGAAACCACCAAG GCGACATCCTCAAGCAATGCAGCTCCTAACGACAATTTATCCGACAGTGAAGATCCGGCGAGGAACTTCTTACAAGCTAACG AGACAATGCGATTGCCTGCAGCAGCAGAACGAAGAAGTTCTGCAGATGAGGTTTACAACACGGATATTTGCTGGGAAACAATAATTGGCCAG GAAATTGTCAAACTGGTCACTATGGATCTCATCGTGACGATTGTCTCCATCCTTGTTATCGATTTTCTTCGTGGTCTTTGGATCAA TGTCGATTCCCTCTTTCTCTCCTTCACGATGTCACCATTTCAG CCCGAATATGGCGAGTTCAAAGTTGCCGAAAATGTGCTGCATATCATAAACAACCAAGGCATGATATGGCTTGGATTATTTTTCGCTCCTCTTCTACCAGCTTTGAACAACATCAAACTGGTAGTGATTATGTATATTCGAGGATGGGCTGTCATGACTTGCAATGTTCCGGCAAGAGAGATTTTTCGAGCTAGTAG ATCAagcaatttttatttgctaatCCTGCTGCTATGGTTACTACTGTGCACGTTACCTGTTGGATTCGTGATCGCCTCGACAAAACCGTCCAGAAAATGTGGACCATTTGC GCAGCACGACCACTTCTACACCGTTATCACGAATGAGATTGAGAAACGTGTGGATCCATTTCTGCTCGGTTACATTCGGCATGTTGCATCTCCTGGAGTTGTAATTCCCATCCTACTTTTTCTAAT gcttattatttactttttggTGTCTCTGGTCAGAGGCCTACGTGAAGCCAACACAGATCTGCAACAACAATTAATTCAT GAAcgcacagaagaaaaaaagaagatcttCGAACTAGCCGGAGGGAAGAAGAAGATCGATCCAGATAGAGATCGTGATCACAAGAAAGCCATGCAATACCTCCCTCTTATTGAGCAGCAGCGAAGGGAACCATGGAGAGCCTATATTGAG CCGTCAGAAGAACCGCTACGTGCGGATGATTCGtcagaaagtgaagaagaagatcAGGATGAGGCACCATCGCCTACATATCCTCATCGATTAACTGCTCCAGTGCCGTCGAGTACATCCGAGACAGTTGCGGCCATGCATTTCCATCCTTCTTTAGA TTCGTTGGACGAAAGAGAGGAAGCCGAGGAAGAGGCCAGCCAAACGATGGAAAATCCACAACGTATCGTACATTCAGTGTCACAGCAGTTTTCTGTTAAT GCCCAAACCGAGTCACCCACAGAAAGTTTCGAGGTTCAGAGCAATGTAATCGATATCGCTACACCAGAAGAAGTCCG CCTCATCACTTCGCAAAGATTACGTAACAGTCAAGAAATGAGGGCAGAGGTGCACCGTCTGCCAACAACCCGCGAATCAGAAGAAGAACCGTCCGCAATGAAACAATCCACTGAATCGTCCGAGCAATGCatgaaaacaaatggaaacgGAAATAA ATTTGCTGTGGAAGGCAGCCACTCAACGTTCCAGCCGTGGCCTTCCATTGATGAGGTGCGAGCACGCAGGGAACAGCTACTGAAGAA GACACCACTCCCCTTTTATAAGACTAGTATCAATGAATATCCTACCAGCCCTCAATTGTATCAACCTGGTCCGAGCACGAAACCTGTGGATAACATTCAGAAACCATCCGTACCTGTGCATAGGAAGTATGAACAAGAG GTTTCTTCTACGGTTTCTTCAACTGACGATGAGCGAAGATCAGCTTCACCATCACGGAGATTCCGTATTTCAGTATCACCGTCCAGGCGAATAGATACAGATAACGTTGGAAGCGG GAAAGCTCGTCGTTTTACGATCAAGCAAGAGTCGGCTGCACCATCCATGACGTCCATTCGTCGAGTTACGCCATCCGACGATGGCCAATCCACTAATGGTAAAGCTCCTTGTGTTAAGTTCGGTGACGACGATAGTCCTCGAGTACTTGAGGGATAG
- a CDS encoding hypothetical protein (NECATOR_CHRX.G26430.T3) — MGGRGAGGSGIVSHLGYAVTPTLAPAVASMPIAGRRGSSLRQSDKNTPDRPPLDSSKQESLDDRASSKLTLDDELFDILYAFGESDAFLGKADHRDDADEDGKPLTRQALLERIRQKKEVIGKLRCQPWSMTRKKRTLKLAQKYLEQHESRVSRTHLYMEELRKRMRLLKRSFSNIKTYLIPWEGKIKRIESHFGSVVSSYFTFLRWIVFVNVIITLIILALVVLPEALADAAADESRRNRTESRKEIPSNERIHADEIAVVWHYDGYLRYSPLFYGYYSDDEFLWQKYPLPLAYFLVTIFIFAYSFFAILRKMAANARMSKLSGSKAEQYIFNWRVFTGWDYTIGNQDTASNTVMAIVIKLRESIADCRVSIGSKFRCLQFTLRVIANLVICGMLAFSIYCISFAVQKSQTAVEQEGNLFTKNQVPSVVATITHVFPMIFDLIGRLENYHPRTALRAHLTRVLVLYVLNYLTLIVALFDKMDAIRRKEPVDTLMYRKKRQLGGRNPNLPRPPPYASRTFENRTDLLRFIAKSTQRFGQTRTTREVLTTPFTVAPQFGPVNVNNPNAILRNGTLRKIFEAKRIGPDPLPIYTPPPRTHPPYEPGNVKESFGGPDFSTTSSPRTYTRTTKQPIRITKPATTKKVTVANTVSGKTETTKATSSSNAAPNDNLSDSEDPARNFLQANETMRLPAAAERRSSADEVYNTDICWETIIGQEIVKLVTMDLIVTIVSILVIDFLRGLWINVDSLFLSFTMSPFQPEYGEFKVAENVLHIINNQGMIWLGLFFAPLLPALNNIKLVVIMYIRGWAVMTCNVPAREIFRASRSSNFYLLILLLWLLLCTLPVGFVIASTKPSRKCGPFAQHDHFYTVITNEIEKRVDPFLLGYIRHVASPGVVIPILLFLMLIIYFLVSLVRGLREANTDLQQQLIHERTEEKKKIFELAGGKKKIDPDRDRDHKKAMQYLPLIEQQRREPWRAYIEPSEEPLRADDSSESEEEDQDEAPSPTYPHRLTAPVPSSTSETVAAMHFHPSLDSLDEREEAEEEASQTMENPQRIVHSVSQQFSVNAQTESPTESFEVQSNVIDIATPEEVRSLLRPFLEMKVLSQRRARGFPHDLNSPPPGIRDRDPSSVDDTSSAAPATTVVLSSRRSSKRHSYISLYEYASGSGCGSGATRDEISYFGAPTLITSQRLRNSQEMRAEVHRLPTTRESEEEPSAMKQSTESSEQCMKTNGNGNKFAVEGSHSTFQPWPSIDEVRARREQLLKKTPLPFYKTSINEYPTSPQLYQPGPSTKPVDNIQKPSVPVHRKYEQEVSSTVSSTDDERRSASPSRRFRISVSPSRRIDTDNVGSGKARRFTIKQESAAPSMTSIRRVTPSDDGQSTNGKAPCVKFGDDDSPRVLEG; from the exons cgAAAGCGATGCGTTTCTGGGAAAAGCGGACCATCGTGATGACGCTGACGAGGACGGGAAACCGTTAACTAGGCAG GCCCTTCTTGAGCGAATCcgacaaaagaaagaagttataGGGAAATTAAGATGTCAGCCATGGAGTATGACAAGGAAAAAGCGAACGCTCAa ACTTGCTCAGAAATACTTGGAACAGCACGAATCGCGTGTGTCCCGGACTCATCTCTACATGGAAGAATTACGGAAACGAATGCGATTATTGAAAAGAAGTTTCTCCAACATCAAGACCTATCTGATTCCATGGGAAGGGAAGATCAAACGTATAGAAA GTCATTTTGGATCAGTGGTCTCCTCGTACTTCACATTTCTTCGATGGATTGTCTTTGTGAACGTGATTATTACATTGATAATTCTCGCACTAGTTGTGCTTCCTGAG GCGTTGGCCGACGCTGCCGCTGACGAGTCTCGGCGGAACAGAACCGAATCGCGCAAGGAAATCCCCTCGAATGAACGGATACACGCGGATGAGATCGCTGTGGTTTGGCACTACGAT GGTTATCTTCGATACTCACCGCTCTTCTACGGATACTACTCCGATGATGAATTTTTATGGCAGAAATATCCGTTACCATTAGCCTATTTTCTGGTcacaattttcatctttgcttacagtttttttgctattcttaGAAA aatGGCTGCCAATGCTCGAATGTCAAAGTTATCCGGGAGTAAAGCTGAACAGTATATATTCAACTGGCGAGTATTCACCGGCTGGGATTACACGATCGGTAATCAGGATACGGCTAGCAACACTGTGATGGCCATAGTCATCAAGTTGAGG GAGTCAATTGCTGATTGTCGTGTCTCGATCGGGTCGAAATTTCGTTGCCTACAATTTACATTACGAGTAATCGCAAATCTTGTCATCTGTGGAATGTTAGCTTTCTCCATTTACTGTATTTCGTTTGCTGTGCAAAAATCACAAACAGCTGTCGAACAGGAGGGGAATCTTTTCACGAAAAATCAG GTTCCTTCCGTCGTCGCCACAATCACTCACGTCTTTCCTATGATTTTTGATCTAATTGGTCGTCTAGAAAATTATCATCCACGAACCGCTTTGCGGGCACATCTCACTAG GGTTCTTGTGTTATATGTGTTGAACTATTTGACGTTGATAGTTGCTTTATTTGATAAAATGGATGCGATTAGGAGAAAGGAACCAGTGGATACGTTGATGTATCGAAAAAAACGACAGCTAGGAGGCAGAAATCCG AACCTTCCACGTCCTCCACCATACGCAAGCCGAACGTTTGAAAATCGAACAGATCTATTACGTTTCATTGCAAAAAGTACTCAACGATTTGGACAAACTCGTACCACGAGGGAGGTGTTGACAACACCGTTTACC GTTGCTCCACAATTTGGACCAGTTAATGTAAATAATCCGAACGCTATCCTACGGAATGGAACTTTGAGGAAAATCTTCGAAGCGAAGCGTATCGGGCCTGATCCACTGCCCATCTATACTCCACCTCCTCGGACACATCCACCATATGAACCAGGAAACGTGAAAGAG AGCTTCGGTGGTCCAGACTTCTCAACGACCTCCTCCCCACGTACTTACACCAGAACAACAAAGCAACCGATACGAATTACTAAGCCGgcgacaacaaaaaaagtaactgTTGCAAACACAGTTAGCGGAAAAACAGAAACCACCAAG GCGACATCCTCAAGCAATGCAGCTCCTAACGACAATTTATCCGACAGTGAAGATCCGGCGAGGAACTTCTTACAAGCTAACG AGACAATGCGATTGCCTGCAGCAGCAGAACGAAGAAGTTCTGCAGATGAGGTTTACAACACGGATATTTGCTGGGAAACAATAATTGGCCAG GAAATTGTCAAACTGGTCACTATGGATCTCATCGTGACGATTGTCTCCATCCTTGTTATCGATTTTCTTCGTGGTCTTTGGATCAA TGTCGATTCCCTCTTTCTCTCCTTCACGATGTCACCATTTCAG CCCGAATATGGCGAGTTCAAAGTTGCCGAAAATGTGCTGCATATCATAAACAACCAAGGCATGATATGGCTTGGATTATTTTTCGCTCCTCTTCTACCAGCTTTGAACAACATCAAACTGGTAGTGATTATGTATATTCGAGGATGGGCTGTCATGACTTGCAATGTTCCGGCAAGAGAGATTTTTCGAGCTAGTAG ATCAagcaatttttatttgctaatCCTGCTGCTATGGTTACTACTGTGCACGTTACCTGTTGGATTCGTGATCGCCTCGACAAAACCGTCCAGAAAATGTGGACCATTTGC GCAGCACGACCACTTCTACACCGTTATCACGAATGAGATTGAGAAACGTGTGGATCCATTTCTGCTCGGTTACATTCGGCATGTTGCATCTCCTGGAGTTGTAATTCCCATCCTACTTTTTCTAAT gcttattatttactttttggTGTCTCTGGTCAGAGGCCTACGTGAAGCCAACACAGATCTGCAACAACAATTAATTCAT GAAcgcacagaagaaaaaaagaagatcttCGAACTAGCCGGAGGGAAGAAGAAGATCGATCCAGATAGAGATCGTGATCACAAGAAAGCCATGCAATACCTCCCTCTTATTGAGCAGCAGCGAAGGGAACCATGGAGAGCCTATATTGAG CCGTCAGAAGAACCGCTACGTGCGGATGATTCGtcagaaagtgaagaagaagatcAGGATGAGGCACCATCGCCTACATATCCTCATCGATTAACTGCTCCAGTGCCGTCGAGTACATCCGAGACAGTTGCGGCCATGCATTTCCATCCTTCTTTAGA TTCGTTGGACGAAAGAGAGGAAGCCGAGGAAGAGGCCAGCCAAACGATGGAAAATCCACAACGTATCGTACATTCAGTGTCACAGCAGTTTTCTGTTAAT GCCCAAACCGAGTCACCCACAGAAAGTTTCGAGGTTCAGAGCAATGTAATCGATATCGCTACACCAGAAGAAGTCCG TAGTCTGCTTCGACCGTTTCTTGAGATGAAGGTCTTGTCTCAACGCCGTGCCCGTGGTTTTCCGCACGATCTCAACAGTCCACCTCCTGGAATACGTGATCGAGATCCGTCGTCAGTGGATGACACGTCCAGCGCTGCTCCAGCAACTACAGTGGTGCTGAGTTCAAGACGATCAAGCAAAAGACATTCATACATATCACTCTACGAGTACGCTAGCGGTAGTGGTTGCGGCAGTGGCGCGACTCGCGACGAGATCTCCTATTTCGGCGCTCCGAC CCTCATCACTTCGCAAAGATTACGTAACAGTCAAGAAATGAGGGCAGAGGTGCACCGTCTGCCAACAACCCGCGAATCAGAAGAAGAACCGTCCGCAATGAAACAATCCACTGAATCGTCCGAGCAATGCatgaaaacaaatggaaacgGAAATAA ATTTGCTGTGGAAGGCAGCCACTCAACGTTCCAGCCGTGGCCTTCCATTGATGAGGTGCGAGCACGCAGGGAACAGCTACTGAAGAA GACACCACTCCCCTTTTATAAGACTAGTATCAATGAATATCCTACCAGCCCTCAATTGTATCAACCTGGTCCGAGCACGAAACCTGTGGATAACATTCAGAAACCATCCGTACCTGTGCATAGGAAGTATGAACAAGAG GTTTCTTCTACGGTTTCTTCAACTGACGATGAGCGAAGATCAGCTTCACCATCACGGAGATTCCGTATTTCAGTATCACCGTCCAGGCGAATAGATACAGATAACGTTGGAAGCGG GAAAGCTCGTCGTTTTACGATCAAGCAAGAGTCGGCTGCACCATCCATGACGTCCATTCGTCGAGTTACGCCATCCGACGATGGCCAATCCACTAATGGTAAAGCTCCTTGTGTTAAGTTCGGTGACGACGATAGTCCTCGAGTACTTGAGGGATAG
- a CDS encoding hypothetical protein (NECATOR_CHRX.G26428.T1) produces the protein MRHRYFFTVFVILLKSELYNSEESEYLHPGLPQLDITCEGGVKIAVGNELSPKSCPTKPTLNWNSSPNELYTVIMMDPDAPSRKDPFLRDYLHWLVVNIPGSHVRNGNELMPFMRPRPPSGAGFHRYHVLLYKQPGKISAKEVEARAHFDTLKFAMENEIGKPIAGNFFKMQT, from the exons ATGAGGCACCGCTACTTTTTCACTGTGTTCGTCATTCTTTTGAAGAG TGAATTGTACAACTCAGAAGAATCTGAGTACCTGCATCCAGGGTTGCCTCAATTGGATATTACTTGCGAAGGAGGGGTAAAG ATTGCGGTTGGAAATGAGCTGTCTCCTAAATCCTGTCCGACTAAGCCAACCTTGAACTGGAATTCATCACCAAATGAACTCTACACTGTCATTATGATGG ATCCTGACGCTCCTTCTCGTAAGGACCCTTTTCTTCGCGATTACCTTCACTGGTTAGTGGTGAATATCCCTGGCAGTCATGTGAGGAACGGCAATGAGCTCATGCCTTTCATGAGGCCACGTCCGCCTTCGGGAGCAG GTTTCCACAGATATCATGTTCTTCTTTACAAGCAGCCCGGAAAAATATCTGCGAAGGAAGTTGAAGCAAGAGCGCA ttttgatACGCTCAAATTTGCCATGGAAAATGAGATTGGAAAGCCAATCGCTGGGAATTTTTTCAAG ATGCAAACATGA
- a CDS encoding hypothetical protein (NECATOR_CHRX.G26429.T1), translating to MFSLLFVALLLTAESREILQLETASYDDPAEPTTTDGSTIAETSSSSELSLAPVDSKPVSTVSCQNETSFANLPNLNAFHYTDIYKYYNLGTDNFNAMFLMNALEEIVKYPPKNISDAIERCNQIPLLTKSFDEEHTFRFLAQQALQDSKDTIFEDLVRFKVANTLQFHAVLYLKVVLAKDDLEEKSKGVRPHMLRIAPTFTKFARHLKKAYRLLGRSISRGDVPYWEIEDAIELVTNNNYEITKGLSQTLLMESKWINGKILEYLGKYTDSEQIKDFIGQEKLLAAEQ from the exons ATGTTCTCACTTCTCTTCGTTGCTCTGCTGTTGACAGCGGAGTCCAG GGAAATATTGCAACTTGAAACCGCTTCCTACGATGACCCAGCAGAACCGACAACAACCGATGGCTCTACCATTGCGGAGACGTCAAGCTCTTCCGAGCTTTCCTTGGCTCCAGTGGACTCCAAACCGGTTTCCACTGTCTCCTGTCAAAACGAAACGAGTTTTGCGAACTTGCCGAATTTGAATGCTTTCCATTATACTGACATATACAAATACTACAACCTTGGCACCGACAACTTCAACGCGATGTTTCTGATG AATGCTCTAGAGGAAATAGTCAAATACCCGCCCAAGAACATATCGGATGCGATCGAAAGGTGCAATCAAATTCCTCTCCTAACGAAATCATTCGATGAAGAGCACACCTTCCGCTTCCTGGCGCAACAAGCTCTTCAGGATTCGAAGGACACCATATTTGAG GATCTTGTCAGATTTAAAGTGGCAAACACACTTCAATTTCATGCAGTACTCTATCTTAAGGTTGTTCTAGCTAAAGATGACCTGGAAGAAAAGAGTAAAGGTGTCAGG CCACATATGCTCAGGATCGCTCCTACTTTCACAAAGTTCGCCCGTCATCTTA AAAAGGCATATCGTCTACTTGGCAGAAGCATTTCGAGAGGTGATGTTCCTTACTGGGAAATCGAGGATGCGATTGAACTAGTCACAAATAATAACTATGAGATTACGAAGGGACTCTCTCAAACACTTCTGATG GAAAGCAAATGGATTAACGGCAAGATTTTGGAGTATCTAGGGAAATACACAGATTCTGAACAAATCAAAGATTTTATTGGCCAGGAAAAGCTACTAGCAGCAGAACAGTAG
- a CDS encoding hypothetical protein (NECATOR_CHRX.G26427.T1) translates to MLFSLARCVLLVGCAQFICGLPEATHSPPALDDLDGNGFGGLKRVLSRRKRALDSLEGGGFGFDKKKRALDELDGSGFGFDKRALNALEGTGFGFDKRALNSLEGEGFGFDKRALNSLDGSGFGFDKRALNSLEGEGFGFDKRALNSLEGEGFGFDKRALNSLEGEGFGFDKRALNSIEGDGFGFDKRYYSHIINPHPLFRISKNKVLMEGRQKHV, encoded by the exons ATGCTGTTTTCTTTGGCTCGTTGCGTG TTGTTAGTTGGCTGTGCACAGTTTATCTGTGGCTTGCCGGAAGCAACGCATTCGCCACCTGCATTGGATGATCTAGATGGAAACGGATTCGGTGGTCTAAAGAGGGTACTGA GTCGCCGAAAACGCGCCTTAGACAGTTTGGAAGGAGGCGGATTCGGTTttgataagaagaaaagagctcTGGATGAGTTGGACGGTTCCGGTTTTGGATTCGATAAGAGGGCACTGAACGCTCTCGAAGGGACAGGCTTCGGATTCGACAAACGGGCGCTGAACTCATTAGAAGGAGAAGGTTTCGGCTTTGATAAGCGAGCGTTGAATTCACTGGACGGAAGCGGTTTCGGTTTCGATAAGAGAGCCTTAAACTCACTGGAAGGGGAAGGATTCGGATTTGACAAGAGAGCTCTGAATTCGCTCGAAGGCGAAGGTTTCGGCTTTGACAAGCGTGCGTTGAACTCTCTTGAAGGGGAGGGATTCGGTTTCGACAAAAGAGCGTTAAACTCAATAGAAGGCGATGGATTCGGTTTCGACAAACGATACTACTCGCACATTATTAATC CACATCCACTCTTCAGAATCTCAAAAAACAAGGTTTTGATGGAAGGACGGCAGAAACACGTCTAA